A region from the Nonlabens sp. YIK11 genome encodes:
- the gldC gene encoding gliding motility protein GldC: MSKNKRSEIKIGIELDENRVPENIVWSAPDGGVDTAVSKAMMVSMWDSVEKESFRIDLWTKDMPVDEMRVFFHQTLVSMADTYHRATNDEKMRDTMLDFCDYFAEKLELKKGDSK, encoded by the coding sequence ATGTCAAAGAACAAACGATCAGAAATCAAGATAGGAATAGAACTGGATGAGAACCGTGTGCCAGAAAACATCGTATGGAGCGCTCCAGACGGTGGCGTGGATACTGCAGTAAGTAAAGCCATGATGGTGTCCATGTGGGATAGTGTAGAGAAGGAAAGTTTCCGTATCGATCTGTGGACAAAAGATATGCCTGTGGATGAGATGCGCGTGTTTTTCCACCAGACCTTGGTAAGCATGGCAGATACCTATCATCGCGCCACCAATGACGAAAAAATGCGTGACACCATGCTAGACTTTTGCGACTACTTTGCAGAAAAGCTGGAGTTGAAGAAAGGGGATTCTAAATAA
- a CDS encoding DUF3820 family protein, with the protein MSELPFDHKQLIELAWYKMPFGAHKGKFLSELPEPYYIWFRRQGFPQGKLGNYMQTVCDMKVNGIESLLREIRKNTVNDH; encoded by the coding sequence ATGTCAGAACTACCCTTTGACCATAAACAACTCATCGAACTGGCATGGTACAAAATGCCATTCGGTGCGCATAAAGGTAAGTTTTTGAGTGAGTTGCCAGAGCCTTATTATATCTGGTTCCGCAGGCAAGGATTCCCGCAAGGGAAATTAGGCAACTACATGCAAACCGTTTGCGACATGAAAGTCAACGGTATTGAGAGTTTGCTAAGGGAAATACGTAAGAATACGGTAAACGATCACTAA
- the yihA gene encoding ribosome biogenesis GTP-binding protein YihA/YsxC, with translation MKINSAEFVISNQEVKKCPTNKLPEYAFIGRSNVGKSSLINMLTDRKNLAKTSGRPGKTQLINHFIINKNWYLVDLPGYGYARVSKSSKAKFQKFITNYFEKRQQLVSAFVLVDVRHDPQPIDTEFMEYLGENGIPFGIIFTKADKLKPNALERNVENYKNALLEGIWEEVPPYFVTSASNKTGRDELLAYIDGINQTID, from the coding sequence ATGAAAATCAATAGCGCCGAATTTGTTATTTCAAATCAGGAAGTAAAAAAGTGCCCTACCAATAAGTTACCTGAGTACGCGTTTATAGGTAGATCCAACGTGGGTAAATCCTCTTTGATCAACATGTTGACTGATCGTAAAAATCTGGCAAAAACCTCTGGAAGACCAGGGAAAACACAGCTTATCAATCACTTTATCATCAATAAGAATTGGTATCTAGTGGATTTACCAGGTTATGGTTATGCAAGGGTTTCCAAAAGCAGCAAAGCCAAATTCCAGAAGTTCATCACCAATTATTTTGAAAAACGCCAGCAGCTAGTCAGTGCTTTTGTACTGGTAGATGTGCGTCATGATCCACAGCCTATCGATACAGAATTCATGGAATATCTAGGTGAAAACGGTATTCCATTCGGGATCATATTTACCAAGGCCGATAAATTGAAACCCAATGCGCTGGAGCGCAATGTGGAGAATTACAAGAACGCTTTGCTAGAAGGTATTTGGGAAGAAGTGCCTCCTTATTTTGTCACTAGCGCTTCCAACAAAACCGGTCGCGACGAATTACTAGCTTATATTGATGGGATCAATCAAACGATAGATTAG
- a CDS encoding alpha/beta fold hydrolase translates to MTHDLIKDGKFEYYTSGEGTPIIILHGLMGGLSNFQGVIDYFPKLGYQVIVPTLPLYTMPLIKTSVGTFAKHINKFIDHMGFKEVILLGNSLGGHIGLVTTKLYPKKIKALVITGSSGLYESAMGESYPKRGDYDYIKKKSEDVFYDPAVATKEIVDEVFGVVNDRKKLIKTLAIAKSAIRHNMAKDLPKMTTPTCIIWGKQDGVTPPNVAEEFHEKLPDSDLFWIDKCGHAAMMEHPEEFNEILHKWLEERQF, encoded by the coding sequence ATGACGCACGATTTAATTAAGGATGGTAAGTTTGAGTACTACACTTCGGGAGAAGGAACTCCGATAATTATCTTACACGGTTTGATGGGCGGCCTGAGTAATTTCCAGGGCGTTATTGACTATTTTCCAAAGTTGGGCTATCAAGTCATCGTGCCTACTTTGCCTTTGTACACCATGCCGTTGATCAAGACGAGTGTGGGAACTTTTGCAAAGCACATCAATAAGTTCATCGATCATATGGGATTCAAGGAAGTGATTCTTCTAGGTAATTCTTTGGGCGGTCACATAGGTCTAGTAACCACAAAATTGTATCCCAAGAAAATCAAAGCCCTTGTGATTACCGGTAGTTCTGGACTGTATGAAAGTGCCATGGGCGAGAGCTATCCCAAGCGTGGCGATTATGACTACATCAAGAAAAAAAGTGAGGACGTCTTTTACGATCCAGCGGTAGCGACAAAGGAAATAGTCGATGAAGTTTTTGGCGTTGTGAATGACCGTAAAAAATTGATCAAGACACTTGCTATTGCAAAAAGTGCGATACGTCACAACATGGCAAAGGATCTGCCTAAAATGACTACGCCTACCTGCATCATTTGGGGAAAACAGGACGGTGTAACGCCACCTAATGTGGCAGAAGAATTTCATGAAAAACTACCGGATAGCGACCTATTCTGGATCGACAAATGCGGGCATGCTGCCATGATGGAGCACCCTGAAGAGTTCAACGAGATCCTTCACAAATGGCTGGAAGAACGCCAGTTCTAA
- the mraZ gene encoding division/cell wall cluster transcriptional repressor MraZ, protein MNHFIGTYECKADAKGRFMMPVAIKKQLLPMLDDGFVIRRSVFQPCLELYPMSEWNAVMEKIGKLNRFNKKHNDFIRRFTAGVKMVEVDGNGRLLIPSDLKAIAGITKDLTIASAVNIIEIWDKDKYENAIDESALDFADLAQEVMGDDTNDLLS, encoded by the coding sequence ATGAATCATTTTATAGGAACATACGAGTGCAAAGCAGACGCCAAAGGGCGTTTCATGATGCCCGTCGCCATCAAGAAGCAGTTGCTTCCCATGCTGGACGATGGCTTTGTGATACGCAGGTCTGTGTTCCAGCCTTGTCTTGAACTGTATCCCATGAGTGAATGGAATGCCGTGATGGAAAAAATAGGCAAGCTCAACAGGTTCAATAAAAAGCATAATGATTTCATACGCCGTTTTACGGCAGGCGTCAAGATGGTAGAAGTGGATGGTAACGGTAGGTTGTTGATTCCCAGTGACCTTAAAGCCATTGCTGGAATTACCAAGGATTTGACCATCGCCAGTGCTGTGAACATCATTGAAATCTGGGATAAAGACAAATACGAGAATGCCATTGACGAGTCTGCACTAGACTTTGCAGATCTCGCACAAGAAGTAATGGGAGATGACACAAATGACCTCTTATCATGA
- the rsmH gene encoding 16S rRNA (cytosine(1402)-N(4))-methyltransferase RsmH codes for MTQMTSYHDPVLLKESVDGLDIKPDGVYVDVTYGGGGHSREILKRLGPDGKLYGFDQDPDALANIIDDDRFELIPENFRYIKRFLRLHGHKKVDGILADLGVSSHQFNEASRGFSTRFDARLDMRMNQKATVDAVSIVNDYDEQELRRIFKEYGELRNAPRIAREIVAARKTKSIQTVQDLKDICAPLVPARIENKQMAQVFQAIRIEVNQEMDVLHEFLEQCKDLLEPGGRLSVISYHSLEDRPVKRFIRNGLFEGEPEKDVYGRVSVPFKKVGNLIVPSKEELKQNSRARSAKLRIAERMEQE; via the coding sequence ATGACACAAATGACCTCTTATCATGATCCAGTCCTCTTGAAGGAATCTGTTGATGGACTCGATATAAAGCCAGACGGTGTTTATGTCGATGTTACTTATGGTGGTGGCGGTCATTCCAGAGAAATCCTGAAAAGATTAGGTCCTGACGGTAAGTTATATGGATTTGATCAAGATCCAGATGCGCTGGCAAACATCATTGATGATGATAGATTTGAGCTCATTCCCGAGAATTTTAGATACATCAAGAGATTCTTAAGGTTGCACGGCCATAAAAAAGTCGACGGTATCCTGGCAGATCTAGGTGTGAGTTCGCACCAATTCAATGAGGCCAGCAGAGGTTTTTCCACACGATTTGATGCACGACTCGATATGCGTATGAATCAAAAAGCGACCGTGGATGCCGTAAGTATTGTCAATGATTATGACGAGCAAGAACTGCGTCGCATTTTTAAGGAATACGGTGAATTGCGCAACGCACCACGCATCGCGCGTGAGATTGTAGCAGCGCGCAAAACCAAAAGCATTCAAACCGTTCAGGATCTCAAGGATATTTGTGCGCCACTAGTTCCTGCAAGAATAGAGAATAAACAAATGGCTCAAGTTTTTCAAGCCATACGTATAGAGGTGAATCAAGAAATGGATGTGCTTCATGAGTTTTTGGAGCAGTGCAAGGATTTGTTGGAGCCTGGTGGCAGACTAAGCGTAATTTCTTACCACTCATTAGAGGATCGACCAGTAAAAAGATTCATACGCAATGGTCTTTTTGAAGGTGAGCCAGAAAAGGATGTGTACGGTCGTGTAAGTGTACCCTTTAAAAAAGTAGGCAACCTGATCGTGCCCAGCAAAGAAGAATTGAAACAAAACAGCCGTGCTCGCAGTGCAAAACTGCGCATCGCAGAACGAATGGAACAGGAATAA
- a CDS encoding FtsL-like putative cell division protein has translation MAAQFYDILRGNFLTNRDALKNWKFILFVTGLALIMIYTGHNFESKVHYIGQLNDEVSELRSQYVDGQRQLMFLQMESTVASRLKETGIAPAKEPPYKLIINTSHGND, from the coding sequence ATGGCAGCACAATTCTATGACATATTACGCGGCAATTTTCTAACCAATAGGGATGCGCTCAAGAACTGGAAATTCATCTTGTTCGTGACCGGTCTCGCATTGATCATGATTTATACGGGTCACAACTTTGAGAGCAAAGTGCATTACATAGGCCAGCTCAATGATGAGGTGAGCGAGTTGCGCAGCCAGTATGTTGATGGCCAGCGACAATTGATGTTTCTTCAAATGGAGAGCACTGTGGCCAGCAGGCTCAAGGAAACCGGTATCGCTCCAGCAAAAGAGCCGCCTTACAAACTCATTATAAACACGTCTCATGGCAACGACTGA
- a CDS encoding penicillin-binding protein: MATTDKNILHRVYAVSIFFAVVAIAIVAQIVRIQFFEGDAYRAKAEERIFRNQMVEANRGNLYDSNGQLLATSITKYDIRFDAVAPSQKDFNSEIEPLASSLSRKLNKPKSYFLTKFRKARTNNSRYLHIIDDINYNDLMELKSFPLFKRGANRGGLIVEPHVEREYPLGKMAERLVGYDEVGKPRVGLEGAYRNFLKGENGSRLEQKISGNQWKPINNVNEIEPKDGLDVYTTIDVNMQDVAHHALLEQLEYFEADHGTAVVMETATGEIKALSNLGRSSDGKYFEKRNYALWESHEPGSTFKLMSVIAALEDKVIDTSTVFDTQNGKISYYGRNVRDSKYGGYGKISVARAFELSSNTALVQMVQDNYGNDPEKYVDRLYSMNLNDKLNLPIIGEGKPMIPHPDDENWSGLSLPWMGFGYGVRLTPLQTLTFYNAVANNGVMVKPRLIKEVRSKDKMIEKYDREIINPSICSQETIDKVKVMMENVVKRGTADNLYSSRFSMAGKTGTCQTEYWKGSGNYIASFAGYFPADKPKYSCIVVIHKPNTSKGYYGNIVAGPVFKKIAQKIYASNPQADEVELPNSVPTKIQNSLKSYYTKAQKTSKDLPDLRGMDAMDAIAIIENMGAKVKIVGAGKVKSQSIKPGTKINTSHQVILTLS, encoded by the coding sequence ATGGCAACGACTGATAAGAACATATTGCATAGGGTATATGCCGTGAGCATCTTCTTTGCCGTGGTAGCGATCGCTATTGTGGCCCAAATCGTTCGTATTCAGTTTTTTGAAGGCGATGCCTATCGTGCCAAAGCCGAAGAGCGCATCTTCCGCAATCAAATGGTAGAGGCAAACCGTGGTAATCTATATGATTCCAATGGTCAACTTTTGGCGACCTCGATCACTAAATATGACATCCGTTTTGATGCCGTTGCTCCTAGTCAAAAGGATTTTAATAGTGAGATAGAGCCTTTGGCGAGTTCGCTTTCGCGAAAGCTGAACAAACCTAAATCCTATTTCTTAACCAAATTCAGAAAGGCGAGAACCAATAACTCCAGATACCTGCACATCATAGACGACATCAATTATAACGACTTGATGGAGTTGAAGAGTTTCCCGTTGTTCAAGCGTGGTGCCAATCGTGGCGGTTTGATTGTAGAGCCACATGTAGAGCGTGAATATCCGCTTGGAAAAATGGCAGAACGTCTTGTGGGTTATGATGAGGTCGGTAAACCTAGAGTTGGGTTGGAAGGTGCCTACCGCAACTTTTTGAAAGGTGAAAACGGTTCCCGATTGGAACAAAAAATATCAGGCAACCAGTGGAAACCTATCAACAACGTCAATGAGATTGAGCCTAAGGATGGACTAGACGTTTACACAACCATCGATGTAAACATGCAAGACGTGGCGCACCATGCGTTGCTTGAGCAGTTGGAATATTTTGAGGCAGATCATGGTACTGCAGTCGTGATGGAAACCGCGACTGGCGAGATCAAAGCCTTGTCAAATCTAGGCCGCTCGTCTGATGGTAAGTATTTTGAGAAACGCAATTATGCACTTTGGGAATCTCACGAGCCTGGATCGACCTTCAAATTAATGAGTGTGATTGCTGCTCTTGAAGATAAAGTGATTGATACCAGTACCGTTTTTGATACCCAAAACGGGAAAATTTCCTATTATGGTCGCAATGTGCGCGACTCAAAATATGGTGGTTACGGTAAGATCAGTGTTGCGAGAGCTTTTGAATTGAGCTCCAATACAGCATTGGTCCAAATGGTTCAGGATAACTATGGTAATGATCCTGAAAAGTATGTCGACCGCTTGTATAGCATGAATCTTAATGATAAGCTCAACCTGCCCATTATTGGTGAAGGGAAGCCTATGATTCCACATCCAGATGATGAGAATTGGAGTGGCTTGTCGCTGCCCTGGATGGGATTTGGTTATGGTGTGCGTTTAACGCCTCTACAAACCTTGACCTTCTATAATGCTGTGGCTAATAACGGTGTGATGGTCAAGCCTCGCTTGATCAAGGAAGTTAGGTCTAAGGATAAGATGATTGAGAAATACGATCGCGAGATCATCAATCCATCCATTTGCAGTCAAGAGACAATCGACAAGGTAAAGGTCATGATGGAAAATGTGGTCAAGCGCGGTACCGCAGACAATTTATATAGCAGCCGTTTTTCCATGGCTGGTAAAACTGGAACCTGTCAAACCGAATACTGGAAAGGCAGCGGTAACTATATCGCCTCTTTTGCAGGGTACTTTCCAGCGGATAAGCCCAAATACAGCTGTATAGTGGTAATTCATAAACCAAACACATCCAAAGGTTATTACGGGAACATCGTCGCAGGACCGGTTTTCAAAAAAATCGCCCAGAAAATCTACGCCAGCAATCCACAAGCTGATGAGGTCGAGCTACCCAACAGCGTTCCTACTAAAATCCAGAACAGCTTAAAGTCCTACTATACCAAGGCACAAAAAACCTCGAAAGATCTACCAGATTTAAGAGGCATGGATGCCATGGATGCGATTGCCATTATTGAAAATATGGGCGCTAAAGTAAAAATTGTTGGCGCAGGTAAAGTCAAGTCTCAAAGTATTAAGCCTGGAACCAAGATCAATACGTCTCATCAAGTAATCCTGACGCTATCATGA
- a CDS encoding UDP-N-acetylmuramoyl-L-alanyl-D-glutamate--2,6-diaminopimelate ligase, with protein MKILRDILYKVRLDTVIGSTDLKVNHIHFDSRKVKNGDVFITLKGTVSDGHDFIDKAIELGAKAIVVEDIPVDKKENVTYVVVENSHEALALMAANYYENPSRDLKLIGVTGTNGKTTTTSLLYQLFKNLGYKTGLISTVEILINGKSIPTKHTTPDPLTINDHLAAMRDAGVDYCFMEVSSHGIAQERVAGLHFAGGIFTNLSHDHLDYHATFAEYRDVKKRFFDGLPAGSFALYNKDDKNGPIMVQNTKARKLGYALKTYTDYQANVLENQFGGLLLKVNGHELWTKMIGEFNAYNVLAIYACAIELGLEEMEVLEAISKLDGVSGRFQYFTTVKDKITAIVDYAHTPDALKNVLETINSIRTKNEKVITVVGCGGDRDRTKRPIMANVATTLSDMVILTSDNPRTEDPQAILKEMEAGVEPQNYKKAITIADREQAIKTAANMAKPQDIILIAGKGHETYQEINGVRHDFDDRLKITTILKNLDK; from the coding sequence ATGAAAATACTAAGAGACATATTGTATAAAGTAAGACTGGATACGGTAATAGGATCTACTGATCTTAAGGTAAATCATATTCACTTTGATTCCCGTAAGGTCAAGAACGGCGACGTGTTTATAACTCTCAAGGGAACGGTAAGTGATGGTCATGATTTTATAGACAAGGCTATTGAGTTAGGTGCAAAGGCAATCGTAGTAGAAGATATCCCTGTTGACAAGAAAGAAAACGTAACTTATGTAGTGGTTGAAAATTCTCATGAAGCACTCGCTTTGATGGCGGCAAACTACTACGAGAATCCTTCAAGAGATCTCAAGCTCATTGGAGTTACAGGAACAAATGGTAAAACGACAACAACCAGTTTGCTGTACCAACTCTTTAAAAACTTGGGATACAAAACTGGGCTTATTTCTACGGTAGAAATTTTGATCAACGGTAAATCCATCCCAACAAAGCACACGACTCCAGATCCTCTCACAATCAACGATCATCTTGCTGCCATGCGAGATGCTGGTGTGGATTATTGTTTTATGGAAGTGAGCAGTCATGGTATCGCACAGGAGCGTGTGGCAGGATTGCATTTTGCAGGTGGTATTTTTACCAACCTATCTCACGACCACCTAGATTATCACGCCACGTTTGCAGAATATCGCGATGTCAAAAAGAGGTTCTTTGACGGCTTGCCTGCAGGTTCTTTTGCTCTTTATAACAAAGATGACAAAAATGGACCTATCATGGTTCAGAATACTAAGGCTAGAAAACTAGGCTACGCTTTAAAAACCTATACAGATTACCAAGCCAATGTGCTCGAAAATCAATTTGGTGGCTTGCTGTTAAAAGTCAATGGTCACGAGTTATGGACTAAGATGATTGGTGAGTTCAATGCCTATAATGTGCTAGCGATTTATGCATGCGCTATAGAATTGGGATTGGAAGAAATGGAAGTTCTTGAGGCCATATCAAAATTGGATGGTGTTTCTGGAAGGTTTCAATATTTCACGACTGTAAAGGATAAGATCACTGCTATAGTAGATTACGCACACACTCCAGATGCTCTTAAAAATGTACTGGAAACCATTAACAGCATACGTACCAAAAACGAAAAGGTCATTACGGTAGTAGGTTGCGGTGGCGATAGAGATCGCACCAAACGACCCATTATGGCAAATGTCGCTACTACATTGAGCGATATGGTCATCCTAACCAGCGATAATCCCAGAACTGAAGATCCACAAGCGATTTTGAAAGAAATGGAAGCTGGCGTGGAACCACAGAATTATAAGAAGGCCATCACCATTGCAGATCGTGAGCAAGCCATCAAGACAGCGGCCAATATGGCGAAACCTCAAGACATCATATTAATCGCAGGAAAAGGCCATGAAACCTATCAGGAGATCAATGGCGTGCGTCATGACTTTGATGATCGCCTTAAGATTACAACCATCCTCAAAAACCTTGATAAATAA
- the mraY gene encoding phospho-N-acetylmuramoyl-pentapeptide-transferase gives MLYYLFQYLESEFQMPGASLFGFITFRSALAFVFSLGFSTIYGKRIINYLQRKQVGESVRDLGLEGQAQKAGTPTMGGVIIILGTLIPALLLCQLDNIYVIMLLITTVWMGCIGFTDDYIKIFKKDKGGLKGWFKVIGQVGLGLIIGAIMFFNEDVTIKEELVNPVNSQELITQNSLAEFGPAVHSTKTTIPFVKENEFDYESLVTWIDPDLAPFAWLIFIPIVIFIVTAVSNGANLTDGIDGLAAGTSAIVVVTLALFAWISGNIVFADYLNVMYIPNSGEMVVFITAFAGALVGFLWYNTFPAQVFMGDTGSLTIGGVIAVLAIATRKELLIPILCGVFIMENLSVVMQVSWFKYTRQKFGEGRRIFLMSPLHHHYQKRGFHESKIVVRFWIVGILLAIISIVTLKVR, from the coding sequence ATGCTGTACTATCTATTTCAATATTTGGAGAGTGAGTTTCAAATGCCTGGTGCATCCTTGTTTGGATTCATCACATTTAGATCAGCACTAGCATTTGTTTTCTCATTAGGTTTCTCCACCATTTACGGTAAACGTATCATCAATTATCTACAAAGAAAACAGGTAGGTGAAAGCGTACGCGATTTAGGTCTGGAAGGTCAGGCTCAAAAAGCAGGAACACCTACCATGGGTGGCGTCATCATTATTTTAGGTACGTTGATTCCGGCTTTGTTGTTATGTCAACTGGACAACATTTATGTAATCATGCTATTGATCACAACCGTCTGGATGGGTTGTATAGGTTTTACAGACGATTACATCAAGATATTCAAAAAGGACAAAGGCGGTCTTAAAGGCTGGTTCAAGGTTATTGGTCAGGTAGGTTTAGGCCTGATTATAGGTGCGATCATGTTTTTTAATGAAGACGTTACAATCAAAGAGGAATTGGTAAACCCAGTAAATTCTCAAGAGTTAATTACCCAGAATTCATTGGCAGAATTTGGTCCAGCAGTGCACTCTACTAAAACTACCATTCCTTTTGTGAAAGAGAATGAGTTTGATTACGAATCATTAGTCACTTGGATCGATCCAGATCTAGCACCTTTTGCATGGTTGATCTTTATTCCTATTGTCATATTTATCGTTACTGCCGTATCAAACGGTGCTAATCTCACTGATGGTATCGATGGATTAGCCGCTGGAACCAGTGCTATTGTCGTGGTCACGTTGGCATTGTTTGCGTGGATTTCAGGAAACATCGTTTTTGCAGATTATCTCAATGTTATGTACATCCCTAATTCTGGAGAAATGGTGGTGTTTATTACCGCATTCGCTGGAGCGTTGGTTGGGTTTTTATGGTACAACACATTTCCGGCGCAAGTATTCATGGGCGATACCGGTAGCCTCACCATAGGTGGTGTTATCGCTGTACTTGCCATAGCAACTCGCAAGGAACTCTTGATCCCGATTTTGTGCGGTGTATTCATCATGGAAAACCTTTCGGTAGTCATGCAGGTTAGCTGGTTCAAGTACACCAGGCAAAAATTTGGTGAAGGACGCCGCATCTTTTTGATGTCGCCACTGCATCACCACTATCAAAAAAGAGGTTTCCATGAATCTAAAATCGTTGTGCGATTCTGGATCGTCGGTATTCTACTCGCCATCATATCCATCGTCACACTCAAGGTACGTTAA
- the murD gene encoding UDP-N-acetylmuramoyl-L-alanine--D-glutamate ligase, with protein MTQEKFTYNFSNIVILGGGISGMGAALLAASRGYKVFLSNRDELSDAFAKALQTHNIPYETGAHTLEKILAASLIVKSPGIPDTAVIIQKATKARIPVISEIEFAAEHSDETIVAVTGSNGKTTVTSLLGHLFTQAGMDHTMGGNIGKSFAQQVTESPAEVRLIEVSSFQLDGINNFKPKVAVLLNVTPDHLDRYDYKFENYLASKMRIAMNQDQDDYLVYNADDEAIVQALKTTPIRSTLVPFSMTKELEYGASLINNTIKIAIDQTPFTMPLEQLSLKGQHNTANAMAAATTAKLLKIRKETIRQSMQSFQGVEHRLEQVLKINKVQYINDSKATNVNATFYALDSMEQPTVWIVGGVDKGNDYSQLYHLVNKHVKAIVCLGVDNSKIVEAFGSCVEQMVETNSMEDAVRVAYKLANAGDTVLLSPACASFDLFDNYEDRGRQFKKAVRGL; from the coding sequence ATGACACAGGAGAAATTCACATATAATTTTTCTAACATCGTCATTCTAGGCGGTGGCATTAGCGGCATGGGCGCGGCATTGCTGGCGGCTAGTCGTGGCTATAAGGTCTTTTTGAGCAATAGGGATGAATTGAGTGACGCTTTCGCGAAAGCGTTACAAACCCACAACATTCCTTACGAGACAGGTGCTCATACACTTGAAAAAATCCTTGCTGCAAGTCTAATTGTGAAAAGTCCCGGCATTCCAGATACGGCCGTAATCATTCAGAAAGCCACTAAAGCTAGAATTCCCGTGATTTCTGAAATTGAATTTGCCGCAGAACATTCTGACGAAACCATCGTAGCCGTAACAGGCAGCAATGGAAAAACAACCGTTACCAGTCTACTGGGACATCTATTCACTCAAGCGGGAATGGATCATACCATGGGCGGCAACATAGGCAAAAGTTTTGCCCAACAAGTCACCGAATCGCCCGCTGAGGTGCGTTTAATTGAAGTAAGTAGTTTCCAACTGGACGGTATCAATAATTTTAAGCCTAAGGTCGCTGTATTGCTTAATGTGACGCCAGACCATCTAGATCGTTATGACTACAAATTTGAAAATTATCTGGCTTCAAAAATGCGCATCGCCATGAACCAGGATCAAGATGATTATCTGGTGTACAATGCAGACGATGAAGCTATAGTTCAGGCTTTAAAAACAACCCCAATAAGATCCACACTGGTTCCATTCTCGATGACAAAAGAATTGGAATATGGTGCATCACTCATAAACAACACAATTAAGATCGCCATCGATCAAACCCCATTTACTATGCCATTAGAACAACTTTCCCTCAAGGGACAACACAACACTGCAAATGCTATGGCTGCTGCTACCACCGCAAAACTTTTGAAGATACGTAAAGAGACGATCAGACAAAGTATGCAATCTTTTCAAGGTGTGGAGCACAGGCTAGAGCAAGTGCTTAAAATCAACAAGGTTCAATATATCAATGACTCTAAGGCCACTAACGTTAATGCTACATTTTATGCTTTGGACAGTATGGAACAGCCCACAGTTTGGATTGTTGGCGGCGTGGATAAGGGCAACGATTACTCACAACTGTACCATCTAGTCAACAAGCATGTCAAAGCGATCGTTTGCCTAGGTGTCGATAATTCTAAAATAGTAGAAGCTTTTGGTAGCTGTGTAGAGCAAATGGTAGAAACCAACTCCATGGAAGATGCCGTGCGAGTGGCCTATAAATTGGCCAACGCAGGCGATACCGTATTGCTAAGTCCAGCCTGTGCGAGTTTTGACTTGTTTGACAATTATGAGGATCGTGGCCGTCAATTTAAAAAAGCAGTAAGAGGATTATAA